In Candidatus Omnitrophota bacterium, one DNA window encodes the following:
- a CDS encoding NYN domain-containing protein translates to MSLQYVIDGYNIINHPLFPHSNKQNQNSQSLLLSTIIKRRLCGSLKNKVIIVFDGYPAPVTSDYENIMVVFSRKIDADEKIKKIIEESGVRRNMIVVTNDKEVSFVIKSLGAKSMCVEDFLGKNRQEAMDSKEASSYELNYSQKHYITEELKKLWLKEK, encoded by the coding sequence ATGTCCTTACAGTACGTCATCGACGGTTACAATATCATAAACCATCCGCTATTTCCTCACTCTAACAAACAAAACCAGAATTCGCAATCCTTGCTTTTGTCTACCATTATAAAGAGAAGGCTCTGCGGAAGCTTAAAAAACAAAGTAATCATAGTTTTTGACGGTTATCCTGCTCCAGTAACCAGTGATTATGAGAATATCATGGTTGTTTTTTCCCGTAAAATTGATGCTGATGAAAAAATTAAAAAAATTATTGAGGAGTCTGGCGTAAGAAGGAATATGATAGTTGTGACAAACGATAAAGAAGTTAGTTTTGTTATAAAATCACTTGGCGCAAAGTCAATGTGTGTTGAGGATTTTCTGGGTAAAAATAGGCAAGAAGCAATGGATAGTAAAGAAGCTTCTTCATATGAGCTTAATTATTCCCAAAAGCATTATATTACAGAAGAGCTAAAAAAACTTTGGCTAAAAGAAAAATAA
- a CDS encoding lysylphosphatidylglycerol synthase transmembrane domain-containing protein produces MQVIKKILTLIFRFGISIILIFFLFEKVDKKSLFELIKNADKGLLFLAFFVFFSGYYFCLLRWQMLLKAVNIHLPLKRIIISFSGGVFFSLFLPSTIGGDLMRSIDLSKHTKRPGEVIATVFLDRLSGYIGLVILAFVALILGWRFVEDVSVLSSMAIITVVLFALLILFFNKALFAKISKLLHTPDSGKIRELIKNMHKEIHYFRHNKKIILKNLSLSVLIQVTSPLTFYITALSLGVKIKLIYFLIYLPIISAITLLPISIGGLGLRDASTIYFFAKAGVSRDLAFAMSLLNFSFILICGLMGGIIYVLTVRHRRLQYHKPSAISSL; encoded by the coding sequence ATGCAGGTAATTAAAAAAATACTTACTTTAATATTTCGGTTCGGAATAAGTATTATTTTAATATTCTTCTTGTTTGAGAAAGTTGATAAGAAGAGCCTCTTTGAATTGATAAAAAATGCTGATAAAGGGCTTTTGTTTTTAGCTTTCTTTGTTTTTTTCTCGGGTTATTATTTTTGCCTTTTACGCTGGCAGATGCTTCTTAAGGCGGTAAATATCCATCTTCCTCTAAAGAGAATTATTATTTCTTTTTCCGGAGGGGTATTCTTTAGCTTGTTTCTTCCTTCAACTATTGGAGGGGACTTAATGCGTTCCATTGACTTAAGTAAGCATACAAAAAGGCCGGGTGAAGTTATTGCGACAGTTTTCTTGGATAGGTTAAGCGGTTATATCGGGCTTGTAATTTTAGCTTTTGTTGCTTTAATCCTCGGTTGGAGGTTTGTAGAGGACGTCAGCGTTTTGTCTTCCATGGCGATTATCACGGTTGTATTGTTTGCCCTTCTAATCCTTTTCTTTAACAAAGCGCTATTTGCTAAAATCAGTAAGTTATTGCATACCCCTGATTCGGGGAAAATTAGAGAGTTAATCAAGAATATGCATAAAGAGATACACTACTTTAGGCATAATAAAAAGATTATCTTGAAGAATCTTTCTTTATCTGTGCTCATTCAGGTTACCTCGCCGCTTACCTTTTATATCACTGCTTTGTCTTTGGGGGTAAAAATTAAATTAATTTATTTTCTAATCTATCTGCCGATTATCAGCGCAATAACTTTACTTCCAATTTCAATCGGAGGCCTTGGCTTAAGAGATGCTTCTACGATATACTTCTTTGCGAAGGCAGGGGTAAGCAGGGATTTGGCTTTTGCAATGTCACTTCTTAATTTTTCTTTCATATTAATCTGCGGATTAATGGGAGGCATTATTTATGTCCTTACAGTACGTCATCGACGGTTACAATATCATAAACCATCCGCTATTTCCTCACTCTAA
- a CDS encoding calcium-transporting P-type ATPase, PMR1-type, translating into MNDERFYSLNSDDAVLALKSNIKSGLSEEDAKNRLEEFGANQLLEKKGVGPFEIFLEQFKDFIVWILIGAALVSGFLQEWVDALAIIAIVIINAILGFVQEFRAEKSLAALKKLSSPNSKVIRDNEHRIVPSFLLVPGDLIELEAGDSVPADCRLVWVSSNFSAQEASLTGESSPVIKTIHALEEKEIPLADRANMVYMGTSVASGKAKALVVYTGMKTELGKIAGMVQGVERQTTPLQRKLEEFGKWIVYLCFVLVGMVFLLEWLRGGKIIDVFLTSVSLAVAAIPEGLPAVVTIALALGVHRMVKRNALIRKLPSVETLGCATVICSDKTGTLTKNEMTVQKLYTAGKLFAVTGIGYEPKGEILLDKKQINSAENVSLNNLLRSGVLCNGAQLVEKEGVFKIVGDPTEGALLTAAGKTGIMKEKLEEEFVFVDEIPFDSERKKMTVVRKYNGKIVAFTKGAPDMLLNDCVNIEENGTVRKLTSQDRQAIQKINDELAGQAMRVLAIASRDLDNSYEKYEAAQIEQDLTFLGLVAMIDPPREEVKAAIRECKSAGIKTVMITGDHKNTAVAIARELGFFTEESLALSGEELDKLSDDDLFKEVKKISVYARVSPEHKLRVVRAWRKHGEIVAMTGDGVNDAPAVKEADIGVAMGITGTDVTKEVSDMVITDDNFASIVSAVEEGRGIYDNIKKFIHYLLSCNAGEILVMFISSLLGFPVPLLPIHILWVNLVTDGLPALALGVDPVDPNIMSRPPRKTTEGVITKQRGFLMLVQGFFIAFCSLLAFVLVLFIEKEGIVRARTAAFIVLSCSQLFHSFNCRSVTESLFKLGVGTNMKLVVATLVSFCLQMAVVYIPFLQKVFKTEALGIFDWALVIVISSLPLWLMEIWKIFMPKKKILEVF; encoded by the coding sequence ATGAATGATGAAAGATTCTATAGTTTAAATAGTGATGATGCTGTTTTGGCTTTAAAAAGCAATATCAAGTCAGGGCTTAGCGAGGAAGATGCTAAGAATCGTCTTGAAGAATTCGGAGCTAATCAGCTCCTTGAGAAGAAGGGTGTGGGCCCTTTTGAGATTTTCCTTGAGCAGTTTAAAGATTTTATTGTTTGGATTTTAATCGGAGCTGCTTTGGTTTCCGGTTTCTTGCAGGAATGGGTTGATGCATTGGCAATAATTGCAATCGTAATTATTAACGCAATTTTAGGGTTTGTTCAGGAATTCCGCGCGGAAAAATCATTAGCGGCGTTAAAGAAACTCTCCAGCCCGAATTCAAAAGTTATCCGCGATAATGAGCACAGAATAGTTCCTTCTTTTTTGCTTGTTCCGGGAGATTTGATTGAGCTAGAAGCAGGGGATAGCGTGCCTGCGGATTGCCGCTTGGTTTGGGTTAGTTCAAATTTTAGCGCGCAAGAAGCAAGTTTAACAGGGGAATCCTCGCCAGTTATTAAAACAATTCATGCTTTGGAAGAAAAAGAGATTCCGCTTGCTGACCGCGCGAATATGGTTTACATGGGTACTTCGGTTGCCTCAGGGAAGGCAAAGGCGCTGGTTGTTTACACAGGAATGAAAACGGAGCTTGGTAAAATAGCCGGTATGGTTCAAGGGGTAGAGCGACAAACTACTCCTTTACAAAGAAAGCTTGAAGAATTCGGTAAATGGATTGTTTATCTATGTTTTGTTTTAGTAGGAATGGTATTTTTGCTGGAATGGCTGCGGGGAGGGAAAATTATTGATGTATTTTTGACCTCGGTAAGCTTAGCTGTAGCTGCTATTCCAGAAGGGCTTCCTGCGGTTGTAACAATTGCGTTGGCATTAGGTGTTCACCGGATGGTAAAGCGTAATGCTCTTATTAGAAAGCTTCCTTCGGTTGAGACTTTAGGATGTGCCACCGTAATTTGTTCTGATAAGACAGGGACCTTGACTAAAAATGAAATGACAGTCCAGAAATTATATACAGCAGGAAAACTTTTTGCGGTAACCGGGATTGGTTACGAACCTAAAGGCGAAATCCTGCTTGATAAGAAGCAAATTAATAGCGCTGAGAACGTAAGCCTTAATAATTTATTGCGTTCAGGTGTGTTATGTAATGGAGCTCAGTTAGTTGAGAAAGAAGGGGTTTTTAAGATTGTTGGAGATCCTACTGAAGGCGCTTTGTTAACAGCCGCTGGAAAAACAGGAATTATGAAGGAGAAATTAGAAGAAGAATTCGTTTTTGTTGATGAAATTCCTTTTGATTCCGAGCGCAAGAAGATGACGGTTGTCAGAAAATACAATGGTAAGATAGTTGCTTTTACCAAGGGTGCTCCTGATATGCTTTTGAATGATTGCGTTAATATTGAAGAAAATGGAACAGTCAGAAAATTAACTAGTCAGGATAGGCAAGCTATACAGAAGATTAACGATGAGTTAGCCGGACAAGCGATGAGGGTACTGGCTATTGCTTCAAGGGATTTAGATAATTCTTACGAAAAATATGAAGCAGCTCAAATTGAGCAGGATCTTACATTTTTAGGTTTGGTTGCGATGATAGATCCTCCCCGTGAAGAAGTCAAGGCTGCTATCCGGGAGTGTAAGAGTGCCGGCATTAAAACAGTTATGATTACCGGAGACCATAAGAATACAGCAGTTGCGATTGCGCGGGAACTCGGGTTTTTTACCGAAGAATCATTGGCGTTAAGCGGAGAAGAGCTGGATAAATTAAGCGATGATGATTTATTTAAGGAAGTAAAAAAGATTTCAGTCTACGCGAGGGTTTCCCCTGAGCATAAATTAAGAGTTGTGCGCGCCTGGCGAAAGCATGGTGAGATTGTGGCAATGACAGGAGATGGGGTTAATGATGCGCCTGCGGTTAAAGAAGCTGATATTGGGGTTGCTATGGGAATTACCGGGACAGATGTAACTAAAGAAGTTTCCGACATGGTAATAACCGATGATAATTTTGCTTCAATTGTTTCAGCAGTTGAAGAAGGAAGAGGTATATATGATAATATAAAGAAGTTTATTCATTATCTTCTTTCTTGTAATGCTGGAGAAATCCTTGTTATGTTTATTTCTTCTTTGTTGGGTTTTCCAGTTCCTCTGCTTCCAATACATATCCTTTGGGTTAATCTTGTAACTGACGGGCTTCCTGCGCTTGCTTTAGGGGTTGATCCGGTAGATCCAAACATAATGAGCCGCCCGCCGCGCAAAACTACAGAGGGTGTCATTACAAAACAAAGAGGATTCCTAATGTTGGTTCAAGGATTCTTTATCGCTTTTTGTAGTTTGTTGGCGTTTGTTCTTGTTTTGTTCATAGAAAAAGAAGGTATTGTGCGTGCACGGACAGCGGCATTTATCGTGCTTTCCTGCTCGCAGTTGTTTCATTCTTTTAACTGTAGAAGCGTAACAGAATCTTTGTTCAAGCTTGGAGTTGGCACTAATATGAAATTAGTTGTTGCTACCTTGGTTTCATTCTGTTTACAAATGGCAGTAGTGTATATTCCTTTTTTACAGAAGGTTTTTAAGACTGAGGCCTTAGGCATATTTGACTGGGCCCTTGTAATTGTAATTTCTTCCCTACCATTATGGTTAATGGAAATTTGGAAGATTTTTATGCCTAAAAAGAAAATTTTGGAAGTTTTTTAA
- a CDS encoding phosphoribosylaminoimidazolesuccinocarboxamide synthase, producing the protein MNNKEVVLRTEFKDLKLFRRGKVRDVYDLGDKLLIVSTDRISCFDVVLPCGIPYKGKVLTSLSAFWFDFLKDTVKHHLIETDVEKYPVELKKYKDEITGRSMLVKKTKPLPVECIVRGYLSGSGLKEYQQKQSVCGISLPSGLKESDKLPQIIFTPSTKAEEGHDINVSKNHIESLIGKENTEAIARLSVEIYKKASEYALSRGIIIADTKFEFGVFDGEITLIDEVLTPDSSRFWPKDLYMPGKPSPSFDKQFVRDYLESLDWDKTPPGPMLPDDIIEKTTQKYLEAFKKLTGKDLFKCR; encoded by the coding sequence ATGAATAATAAAGAAGTTGTTTTACGCACAGAGTTTAAGGATTTAAAGCTTTTCAGAAGAGGCAAAGTAAGGGATGTTTATGATTTGGGCGATAAGCTTTTAATTGTTTCAACCGATAGGATTTCTTGTTTTGACGTGGTTCTGCCTTGCGGCATCCCCTATAAAGGCAAGGTTCTTACCTCACTATCTGCTTTCTGGTTTGATTTTCTAAAAGATACTGTTAAACATCATTTAATTGAAACGGATGTTGAAAAGTACCCCGTGGAATTAAAAAAATATAAGGATGAAATTACCGGGCGTTCTATGTTGGTTAAAAAAACCAAGCCTCTTCCTGTAGAATGCATAGTTAGAGGCTATCTTTCCGGGTCGGGTTTGAAAGAATACCAGCAGAAGCAATCAGTTTGCGGGATTAGCCTTCCTTCGGGGTTAAAAGAATCCGATAAACTTCCACAGATTATTTTTACTCCTTCAACAAAAGCTGAAGAGGGGCATGACATTAATGTTAGTAAAAACCATATAGAGAGTTTGATTGGGAAGGAAAACACAGAGGCGATTGCCAGATTAAGCGTAGAAATTTATAAGAAGGCAAGTGAATATGCTCTAAGCCGCGGTATTATTATTGCGGATACCAAATTTGAGTTTGGGGTTTTTGACGGGGAAATTACTTTAATTGACGAAGTCTTAACTCCGGATTCTTCGCGTTTCTGGCCGAAAGATTTGTATATGCCCGGAAAACCAAGCCCGAGTTTTGATAAGCAATTTGTCCGGGACTATCTGGAGAGCCTTGATTGGGATAAGACTCCTCCTGGGCCTATGCTTCCCGATGATATCATTGAGAAAACTACCCAGAAATATCTTGAGGCGTTTAAAAAACTAACTGGCAAGGATCTTTTTAAATGCAGGTAA
- a CDS encoding response regulator — protein MVKILLADDNLEFCKEIEENLKGEGYEFIIVNSTSEALEKVKWEKPQIVLLDIVMSEMDGLKTLEKIKQSNQDSIVIIISAVKDSELSQKAIKAGAVSFIEKPVNFELLKRSLRVWAKQASIMHKGQADILAFEQDEKKISLVLDFLEKKKYKVKIVRDMSEGSKIEPDHFSVVVIRFDMIGEENIGIIEKYKEAFPGLPILVILKQGVNDELLNKIDEYGNCMFVQSHVDTYNLISIIYEMVLSFDGKRGVKEAALFGDYVLIVDDDADICEYSARYLSKEGYKVVVITKAKDVLNQIKTLKPSVVIMDIVMPDTDGIELLKEIKKLDSGISVIMMTGLKDDSVCREALESGASSYLVKPFSLDQLKAMVLTNIIKSNRK, from the coding sequence ATGGTTAAGATTCTATTAGCTGATGATAATCTGGAGTTTTGTAAAGAAATTGAAGAAAACCTAAAAGGCGAAGGTTACGAATTTATTATTGTAAATTCAACTTCTGAAGCACTTGAGAAAGTGAAGTGGGAGAAGCCTCAAATCGTGCTTTTGGATATTGTTATGTCAGAAATGGACGGCCTTAAGACCTTAGAGAAAATAAAACAGTCTAATCAGGATTCCATTGTAATAATAATTTCAGCAGTAAAAGATTCCGAGCTTTCCCAAAAAGCTATTAAGGCAGGGGCAGTAAGTTTTATTGAGAAGCCGGTTAATTTTGAGCTCTTGAAACGAAGCCTTCGTGTGTGGGCAAAACAGGCTAGTATTATGCACAAAGGCCAGGCTGATATTTTAGCATTTGAACAAGATGAGAAAAAAATAAGCTTGGTGTTGGATTTCCTGGAGAAAAAGAAATATAAGGTAAAAATTGTCCGTGATATGTCGGAAGGCTCAAAGATTGAGCCGGATCATTTTAGCGTTGTGGTTATCAGGTTTGATATGATAGGCGAAGAGAATATCGGGATTATTGAAAAATATAAGGAAGCTTTCCCGGGACTGCCTATTTTGGTAATCTTAAAGCAGGGCGTTAACGACGAGTTGTTAAATAAAATTGATGAATATGGTAATTGCATGTTTGTACAGAGCCACGTTGATACATATAATCTTATTTCAATTATCTATGAAATGGTTTTAAGTTTTGACGGGAAGAGGGGTGTTAAAGAAGCTGCACTTTTCGGTGATTATGTTCTTATAGTTGATGATGATGCTGATATCTGTGAATATAGCGCAAGGTATCTTTCTAAAGAAGGTTACAAGGTTGTCGTTATCACAAAAGCAAAAGACGTGCTTAATCAGATTAAGACTTTAAAACCATCTGTGGTGATTATGGATATAGTGATGCCTGACACGGACGGAATAGAGTTATTAAAAGAAATTAAGAAATTAGACTCTGGTATTAGTGTAATTATGATGACTGGCTTAAAAGATGATTCAGTTTGTAGGGAAGCTCTTGAATCGGGTGCGTCTAGTTATCTGGTAAAGCCGTTTTCTTTGGATCAGCTCAAGGCCATGGTACTCACCAATATCATTAAATCTAACCGTAAATAA
- a CDS encoding glycosyltransferase family 39 protein, whose protein sequence is MIKAGNLKNVLILTVLAFCFLMLGNHMLSQTNPDEVFYSGSAKEMMQQNTWEVPILFGKPQFEKPIFTFWLLRFGFELFGISNFSARFFPALFAIMGVIAVYLLVLLGAKSEKNAFICGGILSSAGLYIGMSRTVFTDMIFTVLILLSLVAFFWAYVNSNRKFIGVMLFFVFSALAVLTKGPLGFFIPLLAVILFLLFKKDLKFLFCGSFGLGFLVFLLISVPWYALMIKKYGREFIDEFFYNDHIRRVIEAEHKGNDTWYFYPMTMILCMFPWSLFVLASIAEVFMKALKKTLRTLDLFLISWIIVVFVVFQAAHSKLTSYILPLFPALAVLAGDFIYRKLTDKPSLLVRLMQLSSVLFLILPIGLVVNSFLFSMYLPPMAFVYSAVFILVFLIFFIFLSASQKKLLVSLFLTSLIVPILLIFTFSWEKHYRDYVSCKNVGAYILNELKVDNTILCTKAYARGVRFYTDKPVAVINVGGRNFFSAHPIGYFDTDEKTFAFLKTQPVTYGVIKKSCLVDIERIAGKEFKVELLKTFGNEYVVKVTAINQQGKKK, encoded by the coding sequence ATGATTAAAGCAGGCAATCTTAAGAATGTATTGATTTTAACAGTTCTTGCTTTTTGTTTCTTGATGTTGGGGAATCATATGTTAAGCCAGACTAATCCTGATGAAGTATTTTATTCTGGCTCTGCGAAGGAGATGATGCAGCAGAATACTTGGGAAGTTCCGATACTATTCGGAAAACCCCAATTTGAGAAGCCTATTTTTACTTTTTGGCTGCTTCGTTTTGGTTTTGAGTTATTCGGGATTTCAAACTTTTCGGCTAGATTTTTCCCTGCTCTTTTTGCCATTATGGGGGTTATTGCTGTTTATCTTTTGGTTTTGCTTGGGGCAAAGAGTGAAAAGAATGCGTTTATTTGCGGGGGCATACTATCTTCAGCAGGCCTTTATATAGGCATGTCAAGGACGGTTTTTACCGATATGATTTTTACTGTATTAATCTTGCTGTCGTTAGTTGCGTTTTTCTGGGCCTATGTAAATAGCAATAGGAAATTTATTGGAGTAATGCTGTTTTTTGTATTTAGCGCTTTGGCTGTTTTGACCAAGGGACCGCTTGGATTTTTCATTCCGCTTTTAGCGGTTATTCTGTTTTTGTTGTTTAAAAAAGACCTTAAGTTTTTGTTTTGCGGATCATTTGGGTTAGGATTCCTGGTGTTTTTGTTAATCTCTGTTCCCTGGTATGCACTTATGATTAAAAAATACGGAAGAGAGTTTATTGATGAATTTTTTTATAATGACCATATAAGAAGGGTTATTGAAGCTGAGCATAAAGGAAATGATACATGGTATTTTTATCCCATGACGATGATTCTTTGTATGTTCCCCTGGAGCTTGTTTGTTTTAGCTTCAATTGCAGAAGTTTTTATGAAAGCGTTGAAGAAGACTTTGCGAACACTTGATTTATTTTTGATCAGCTGGATTATTGTTGTTTTTGTTGTGTTCCAGGCAGCTCATTCAAAACTAACCAGTTATATTTTGCCGTTATTTCCTGCTTTAGCAGTCCTTGCAGGAGATTTTATTTATAGGAAGCTGACAGATAAACCCAGCTTGCTTGTAAGGCTTATGCAATTATCAAGTGTGCTTTTTTTAATCCTGCCTATCGGTTTAGTTGTTAATTCATTCCTGTTCTCAATGTATTTACCTCCTATGGCTTTTGTGTATTCAGCGGTTTTTATCCTTGTTTTTCTGATTTTTTTCATCTTTTTGTCGGCTTCCCAGAAAAAGCTTTTAGTAAGCTTATTCTTGACTTCGCTTATTGTGCCGATACTTTTAATATTTACTTTTTCTTGGGAGAAGCATTACCGAGATTATGTTTCTTGTAAGAATGTAGGAGCTTACATATTAAACGAGCTAAAAGTTGATAACACTATTCTTTGTACCAAAGCTTATGCCAGAGGGGTCAGGTTTTATACTGATAAGCCGGTTGCGGTAATTAATGTTGGCGGGAGAAATTTCTTCAGCGCTCATCCGATTGGATATTTTGATACTGATGAAAAAACCTTTGCGTTCTTAAAAACGCAACCAGTTACCTATGGCGTAATCAAGAAGTCCTGTTTGGTTGATATTGAACGAATTGCAGGGAAAGAGTTTAAAGTAGAGTTATTAAAAACCTTCGGTAATGAATATGTTGTAAAAGTAACAGCGATCAATCAACAGGGTAAAAAGAAATAA
- a CDS encoding VanZ family protein, which yields MRQKYRIIRDWLFVVLIYLGVLLLMPVSDKIFPHLNPGTVDRTLNFIINVSIGVTCLILLFYLICKKDKAVFSQYAWLCVIFASCVYFLTKVETTMDRLHFVGYGILSLVIFFALRHNFGTMMLYLWSFLIVTVFAVFDELLQLSNLGGHNFELKDIATDCFSIFIGQLLIATVIRPKLEKVNIKLRKYTNYLTKLRDYSKSRLPKKSDF from the coding sequence ATGCGTCAAAAATACAGGATAATCCGGGATTGGTTATTTGTAGTCCTTATATATTTAGGGGTGCTTTTGCTTATGCCGGTTTCAGATAAGATTTTCCCTCATTTGAATCCGGGGACGGTTGATAGGACCTTAAATTTTATTATTAATGTTTCCATAGGCGTAACGTGCTTAATATTGTTGTTCTATCTGATATGCAAGAAAGATAAGGCTGTATTTTCTCAGTATGCTTGGTTATGCGTCATTTTTGCTTCTTGTGTTTATTTCCTGACAAAAGTTGAAACTACCATGGACCGTTTACATTTTGTCGGCTACGGAATCTTAAGTTTGGTTATTTTCTTCGCATTAAGGCACAATTTCGGGACCATGATGCTTTATTTGTGGAGTTTTTTAATTGTTACGGTTTTTGCTGTTTTTGATGAATTGCTCCAGCTTTCTAACTTAGGCGGGCATAATTTTGAGTTAAAAGATATCGCAACCGACTGTTTTAGTATTTTCATCGGGCAACTTTTGATTGCAACGGTAATCAGGCCAAAACTTGAGAAAGTAAATATCAAACTGCGAAAATATACAAATTATCTAACTAAGCTAAGGGATTACAGCAAGTCCCGTCTTCCGAAAAAAAGTGATTTCTAA
- a CDS encoding polysaccharide deacetylase family protein, with protein MRKKIVRISIFLFLAIFIFASVMVFFDQSVLNRKGTFYHADVSEKVVALTFDDGPSTEWTPKILDELKEDNVKATFFMLGEHVSKYPEIAKRVADEGHEIGNHTYDHRLVNFSSSGLLKKEILDTEKAIKSATGRSTKLFRPPKAWLNKRTKEEIRSLGFEIVLWTINSKDWVTFDYKYIIKYILNHVRPGDIILFHDSGAVFGKEGGSRYETVRTIKRLIEELKRLGYRFVTVTELIEMEKKND; from the coding sequence ATGAGAAAAAAGATTGTGCGTATTTCAATATTCTTATTTTTGGCTATATTTATTTTTGCTTCGGTTATGGTCTTTTTTGATCAAAGCGTCCTTAATAGAAAAGGCACTTTTTACCATGCGGATGTTTCCGAAAAAGTCGTTGCTTTGACTTTTGATGACGGCCCTTCAACGGAGTGGACGCCAAAGATCCTTGATGAATTAAAAGAGGATAATGTAAAGGCTACGTTTTTTATGCTTGGTGAACATGTAAGTAAATACCCGGAGATTGCCAAGCGTGTTGCTGATGAAGGCCATGAGATAGGGAATCATACTTATGATCATCGGTTAGTTAATTTTTCAAGCAGCGGGCTGCTTAAGAAAGAGATATTGGATACTGAAAAAGCAATAAAGTCCGCTACGGGTAGGTCTACGAAATTGTTCAGGCCGCCAAAGGCATGGCTGAATAAAAGAACTAAAGAGGAGATCAGAAGCCTTGGGTTTGAGATTGTCCTCTGGACTATTAATTCTAAAGATTGGGTAACTTTTGATTACAAATACATTATCAAGTATATATTAAATCATGTCAGGCCCGGAGATATAATTCTTTTTCATGATAGCGGTGCGGTTTTTGGTAAAGAAGGCGGAAGCAGGTATGAGACAGTCAGGACTATTAAAAGGCTTATTGAGGAACTAAAGAGGCTAGGGTATAGATTTGTAACAGTCACTGAGCTAATAGAAATGGAGAAGAAGAATGATTAA
- a CDS encoding MBL fold metallo-hydrolase translates to MTLLKNKKSIQSDNFIKFLGTAGARFVMIKQLRASGGIWISYNNINILIDPGPGCVVRCANARPKLDPSKLDGIILSHRHLDHSGDINVMIEAMTEGGFKKRGVVFCPYDAIHDDSVILKHLVNFPEEIRILKPRSSYKIKDFKFTTSMKHRHPSETYGIKFKLGKQKIALLTDTRYFKELENFYKCDILIISVVFLNERPDVEHLSLPDVRKIIMKLKPKKVILTHFGMSMLKAKPRIQAEILTKELGIEVVAAYDGMSLKV, encoded by the coding sequence ATGACACTCTTGAAGAATAAAAAAAGCATTCAAAGCGATAATTTTATTAAATTTTTAGGTACTGCGGGTGCTCGTTTTGTAATGATTAAACAGTTGCGTGCCTCAGGCGGGATTTGGATTTCTTATAATAATATCAACATTCTAATTGATCCCGGCCCGGGTTGTGTTGTGAGATGTGCTAACGCAAGGCCTAAATTAGACCCTTCTAAATTAGACGGGATTATCCTTAGCCATAGGCACTTAGATCATTCTGGGGATATCAATGTGATGATTGAAGCAATGACCGAAGGAGGATTTAAGAAAAGAGGGGTAGTTTTTTGTCCGTATGACGCTATCCACGATGATTCTGTTATATTAAAGCACTTGGTTAATTTTCCCGAAGAAATTAGAATTTTAAAGCCAAGAAGTTCATATAAGATAAAAGATTTTAAATTTACTACTTCAATGAAGCATCGGCACCCAAGTGAAACTTATGGCATCAAGTTTAAATTAGGAAAACAAAAAATAGCGCTTCTTACGGACACAAGGTATTTTAAAGAGCTGGAAAATTTTTATAAATGCGATATCTTGATAATTTCTGTTGTGTTCTTAAACGAGAGGCCGGATGTTGAGCATTTAAGTTTGCCTGATGTGAGAAAAATCATTATGAAGCTTAAACCTAAAAAAGTTATCCTTACGCATTTTGGGATGTCAATGCTAAAAGCAAAGCCGCGCATCCAGGCAGAAATCTTAACAAAAGAATTGGGGATTGAAGTTGTTGCTGCTTATGATGGGATGTCGCTTAAGGTATAA